In the genome of Flavobacteriales bacterium, one region contains:
- a CDS encoding prephenate dehydratase produces the protein MRKLKIGIQGIEASFHDLVAHQYFGENIETIPCASFGLLCEKLATGDVDYSVMAIENSLSGSLLTNYRLLQDHHLKIIGEVYLPIQQNLLVLPGVKMEDIEEVLSHPIALRQCTEYLAQHPNWKLLERNDTAECAKVIAEQGNRKAAAIAGAYAAERYGLQVLERSIESNKKNYTRFMILSTMADNHPDHNKATISLRLGHQVGSLASILDVFRDHHINLTKIQSVPVIGHPNEYTFHVDVEWSDYSNYEAAMHLVLKHASHLSVLGEYKKGNLEQLLNTTTDEARFEHSTY, from the coding sequence ATGCGTAAACTCAAAATCGGAATCCAGGGCATAGAAGCCTCATTCCACGACCTGGTGGCCCACCAGTATTTCGGAGAGAACATCGAAACCATTCCCTGCGCATCTTTCGGCCTGCTGTGCGAAAAGCTGGCGACCGGCGATGTGGACTACAGTGTGATGGCCATCGAAAACTCCCTCTCGGGCAGCTTGCTGACCAACTACCGCCTGCTTCAGGACCATCACCTGAAGATCATCGGTGAAGTGTACCTGCCCATCCAGCAAAACCTGCTGGTGTTGCCGGGGGTGAAAATGGAAGACATCGAAGAGGTGTTATCTCACCCCATCGCCCTGCGCCAGTGTACCGAGTACCTGGCCCAGCATCCCAACTGGAAACTGCTCGAGCGCAATGATACGGCTGAATGTGCCAAAGTCATCGCCGAACAGGGCAACCGCAAGGCGGCCGCCATCGCCGGTGCGTATGCAGCCGAACGATACGGACTGCAAGTGCTCGAACGCAGCATCGAATCCAACAAGAAGAATTACACCCGCTTCATGATCCTGTCGACCATGGCCGACAACCACCCCGACCATAACAAGGCCACCATCAGCCTGCGCCTCGGTCACCAGGTGGGCAGCCTCGCCAGCATCCTCGACGTTTTCCGGGATCACCACATCAACCTCACCAAAATCCAGTCCGTACCCGTGATCGGTCATCCGAACGAATACACCTTCCATGTGGATGTGGAGTGGAGCGACTACAGCAATTACGAAGCCGCCATGCACCTGGTGCTGAAACATGCCAGTCACCTTTCCGTGCTCGGCGAATACAAAAAAGGAAATCTTGAACAACTTTTAAATACAACCACTGATGAAGCCAGATTTGAACATTCAACCTATTGA